A portion of the Celeribacter baekdonensis genome contains these proteins:
- a CDS encoding EcsC family protein, with translation MTQKTPALTDGDNAVLQAPTPEAIRMLARRLKRANTPGMQLLNLVGGTADGLFGKLPKPVRAHLETATLSALELAFDGAARGRRTLKGNAWLSRAVTSGLGAAGGVGGLPTALAELPVTTTVLLHAIQNVAEEYGFDPERDDIRKACIQVFAAAGPLEADDGADLGFLVTRTTLTGATLNGIIARVAPRLSVVLGQKLAAQTVPILGAVAGAATNYAYTAYYQDMAHVSFGMLRLAEDSDQSFDQLKALLRAEMKA, from the coding sequence ATGACACAAAAAACGCCCGCCCTGACTGACGGTGACAACGCCGTGTTGCAAGCCCCGACGCCTGAGGCCATTCGCATGCTTGCGCGTCGGCTCAAACGTGCCAACACGCCGGGGATGCAGCTTTTGAACCTTGTGGGCGGGACAGCGGACGGGCTGTTTGGCAAATTGCCAAAACCCGTGCGCGCGCATCTTGAAACGGCAACCCTTTCGGCGCTTGAACTGGCTTTTGATGGCGCGGCGCGCGGGCGGCGCACGCTCAAAGGCAACGCTTGGTTGTCGCGGGCTGTGACCTCCGGGTTGGGGGCGGCGGGGGGCGTGGGCGGTTTGCCAACGGCCTTGGCTGAATTGCCGGTGACGACGACCGTGTTGCTCCATGCCATTCAAAACGTGGCAGAAGAATACGGGTTTGACCCCGAGCGTGATGATATCCGCAAAGCCTGCATCCAAGTGTTTGCCGCCGCCGGGCCTTTGGAGGCTGATGATGGTGCTGACCTTGGGTTTTTGGTCACTCGCACGACCTTGACCGGGGCAACGTTGAACGGGATCATCGCCCGCGTTGCGCCACGCCTTTCGGTGGTGCTGGGGCAAAAACTTGCGGCACAAACCGTGCCGATTTTGGGCGCTGTGGCGGGGGCGGCGACGAATTACGCCTACACCGCTTATTATCAGGACATGGCCCATGTCAGCTTTGGCATGTTGCGCTTGGCCGAGGACAGCGATCAGAGTTTCGATCAGCTCAAGGCACTGTTGCGGGCCGAAATGAAAGCCTAA
- a CDS encoding GNAT family N-acetyltransferase: MYQLEVETADDYWEVENLYDTCFAPGRELLSSYRLRDGVEKVADLCLVARDPDGVLAAVIRFWPIRVGAGEDRALLLGPVAVHPTRQGEGLGGLLITEAMAEAVKLGWARVLLVGDEPYYARFGFEKLDHVEMPPPTNPDRVLGVALRPGAWDTVSGLVHKDD, from the coding sequence GTGTATCAGCTCGAAGTTGAAACTGCGGATGATTATTGGGAGGTCGAGAACCTCTACGACACGTGTTTTGCGCCTGGGCGCGAGCTGTTGTCCTCCTACCGATTGCGGGATGGCGTTGAAAAGGTTGCCGATCTGTGCCTCGTGGCGCGCGACCCCGATGGGGTCTTGGCCGCCGTCATCCGGTTTTGGCCGATCCGGGTGGGTGCGGGCGAAGATCGCGCTTTGTTGTTGGGCCCCGTGGCCGTTCACCCAACGCGCCAAGGCGAGGGGTTGGGGGGATTGTTGATCACCGAAGCCATGGCCGAGGCGGTCAAACTCGGCTGGGCACGGGTGCTTTTGGTCGGCGATGAGCCCTATTATGCCCGCTTTGGCTTTGAAAAACTCGACCATGTCGAAATGCCGCCGCCAACCAACCCGGACCGGGTATTGGGCGTGGCCTTGCGCCCCGGCGCGTGGGATACCGTGTCCGGTCTCGTGCATAAAGACGATTGA